A stretch of DNA from Arthrobacter jiangjiafuii:
TTATTCTTCTGCAGCTCGCCGAAGAAGGTGTAGGCCTTATCAGCACCCAGGACTTCACGGGCGAGCATCAACATGGCCGTGCCGTCACCGGCGATGCCGGGGGTGGAGTACTGGAGTTTGCCCTGGTAGGCGGGATCCAGAAGGTCCTGCCATGACTCGGGCGCATCGGCGGCTTCGGCAGTGTTGTGGATGAAGCCGATGTAGTTGTTGACCAGCGTTGTGTAGGCCCCGTCCGCGTCCTTGTCCTCCGCGGGGACGTTCTCCGTGCCGGCAGGCTGATAGGGGGTGAGCAGCCCGTCCTCATCGGCGATCTGGATGAAGGGCGGCAGGGTGACGAGCAGGTCGGCCTGTGTGTTGCTTGATTCTTGGTTCACGCGTTGCAGGACTTCCCCGGAACCGCCTTCCACAACCTGCACCTTGATGCCGGTTTCGGCAGTAAATGCGGCGAAGACCTGGGCGTAGTAGGAGTTGTCGCCGTCGTTCAGGCCGTCAGCGGTGTACACGGTAACGGTGTCGCTGTCGCCGGACGCCGGGGTGCCGTCGGCGGTGGCGGATCCGGCGCAGCCGGTGAGCGTGGCGATGGACAGACTGGCGCCGAGGGTGAGCGCAAGGCGGGCCTGGATGCGGAAGTTGGCCATGACGGATCGCTTTCTCTGGGTGAAGGGCGGTTCAGTGGTGGTGGGGGTGTGGGGGATTGGGGTCGGGGCCGCGTTCAGCGGGTAATTCCGGTACGTCGGTTGGCCATGCGTTGCAGGACCAGCAGCGCGATAAGGGTGATCAGCAACAGGAGAACGGCGAGGGCAGCACCTTCGTACAGGCGGATGCCCCGGCTGGTGAAGGAAAACACCTGCAGCGGCATGGTCCGCCAGGACGGCGGGGCGACCATCATCATTGCGGTGAGTTCGCCCATCGACATGGCGATACACATCGCGGCGGCGCCGGCCAGTGCGGGGCGCAGCAGGGGGAGCACCACCGTGGCGATGATCCGGGTGCGGCTGGCCCCGAGGGCTGAGGCGGCTTCTTCGAACGCCGGATCCAGGCGGACGACGGCGGCGGAGATCGGCTGGTAGGCGAGGGCGACGACGAGTACGGTGTGTGCGACGACGACGATCCAGACCGTGCCGTTCAGGCGCAGCGGACCGGAGGAAAACGCCATCAGCAGGGCAAGCCCCACGGCCACGGAGGGAATCGCGACGGGGAGCAGGAAGACGGTGTCGATGATTCGTTTGAGCCAGGGGGTGCGGCGGGCGGCCAGTGCCGCCGTCGTCGCAATGATCAGTGCAAGGACTGTGGCGACGAAGGCGGTGACGAGCGAGGCGGTGACGGTGTTGGCGGTGGCGGATTCCGTGAACACAGCGGCGAAGTTACCCAACGTCGCTCCGGAGGGGAGGACACCGGACCAGCTGGTGGCGAAGGCACCGAGGATGATGACGAGGAAGGGCAGCGCGAACATTGCCAGCAGAAGCGCGATCGCGACGGTGTGCACGAGCAGGCGGGCGGCACGGTTTCTAACGAGCACGGGAGCCTCCGAGGGTGCGGGCGGTGACCTGGCGGTACAGGATGTACAGGCCCAGCGAGAGGGCGATGTTCACGACGGCGGCGACGGCGGCGACACCGTAATTGCCGCGTCCGATGGCTTGGCCGTAGACGAGGGTGGGCAGGGTGGAAACTCCTTTGGCTCCGGTGAACAGGACGATGCCGAATTCGTTCATGGCGCGCAGAAGCACGAGGGACCCGCCGGCGAGGATAGAGGGAAGGATCTCCGGGAGAATCACCCGGCGGACAATGCGCCACGGTTTCGCACCGAGCGCTTCGGCGACCTCGACCTGGCTGGTATCCATTACCTGGAGGGCCGCCAGGGCGGGGCGTAGGGCGAAGGGGGTGAAGTAGATGACTTCGGCCAGGATGACGCCCCACTGGGTGCTGAGGAGGCTGACCGGCGGCAGGCTCAGGGCGCTGAGGGCGCCGTTGACCATGCCCAC
This window harbors:
- a CDS encoding 2-aminoethylphosphonate ABC transporter substrate-binding protein, with translation MANFRIQARLALTLGASLSIATLTGCAGSATADGTPASGDSDTVTVYTADGLNDGDNSYYAQVFAAFTAETGIKVQVVEGGSGEVLQRVNQESSNTQADLLVTLPPFIQIADEDGLLTPYQPAGTENVPAEDKDADGAYTTLVNNYIGFIHNTAEAADAPESWQDLLDPAYQGKLQYSTPGIAGDGTAMLMLAREVLGADKAYTFFGELQKNNVGPSDSTGQLAAKVDKGELLIANGDVQMNFAQSATMPNLGIFFLKGDDGIPTTLSVPYTVGLVANAPHEDAAKKLLDYLYTDDAQALITTSGGGFPARTDITPAGDVAEELAAIMDGVTVLHPDWDDIATNLDDYIGEWNTVTGTL
- a CDS encoding ABC transporter permease, which gives rise to MLVRNRAARLLVHTVAIALLLAMFALPFLVIILGAFATSWSGVLPSGATLGNFAAVFTESATANTVTASLVTAFVATVLALIIATTAALAARRTPWLKRIIDTVFLLPVAIPSVAVGLALLMAFSSGPLRLNGTVWIVVVAHTVLVVALAYQPISAAVVRLDPAFEEAASALGASRTRIIATVVLPLLRPALAGAAAMCIAMSMGELTAMMMVAPPSWRTMPLQVFSFTSRGIRLYEGAALAVLLLLITLIALLVLQRMANRRTGITR
- a CDS encoding 2-aminoethylphosphonate ABC transporter permease subunit encodes the protein MTTLAPAPADVAESGSPAFNAPEQNKRRRRTAAILVALLPLALMLVFTVYPVLLLLSNSIHDDAGTLTLATWDRLFSNPVFIDTVWTTVRIASIVAVLCVILGTFLAIVMVFVPFRGTEFITNALNVYLSFPSFLITLALVFVWGNVGMVNGALSALSLPPVSLLSTQWGVILAEVIYFTPFALRPALAALQVMDTSQVEVAEALGAKPWRIVRRVILPEILPSILAGGSLVLLRAMNEFGIVLFTGAKGVSTLPTLVYGQAIGRGNYGVAAVAAVVNIALSLGLYILYRQVTARTLGGSRAR